The sequence ACAGCCAGCGACGACCGCGCCGACCTCGCCGTCCAGCGCCTCGAAGATTTCCGGCCCGGTGGTCTCGTAGTGGGCCTCGACGTTGAGGGGGTTCGAGAACTGCTGTGGGACCACGGCGTTCTCCATCTCGTCGGCGAGTTGGTGTGCGCGGTCGATGGCTCCGCCCATGCCCTCCTCGGTCGGGGTGTTGATGACCTCCGCGCCGAGCGCGTCCATCAGTTGCTGTTTCTCGACGCTGAACCGCTCGGGCACGACGAAGACGGCGTTCACGTCGAGTTGCCCCGCCGCGATGGCGAACCCGATGCCGGTGTTCCCGGCGGTCGGTTCGATGACGGTGCCGCCGGGTTCCAACTCGCCCCGGTCGAGCATCTGTTCGACCATGTACTTCCCGATGCGGTCCTTGATGCTCGCGCCGGGGTTGAACGACTCGACTTTGGCGTACACCGGCACTTCCTCGGGCGACGCCTGCACCCGGACGAGCGGCGTCTCGCCGACCGTCTCCAAGACGGAATCGAGCGGCGTCTCGTAGGTCGTCATTGGGTAGGCAAAAGTTGGGAAGGCGGTTAACCTTTTTTGTGTGGCCGTCGCGCCGCTCGCGAAATCCCCGCACTCGTCTCTCGGACGGCAGTTCCGGCGGCTACGCCTCGGCGGCCTGCTCGTCGTCGGACGCGACCGGTTCGGACTCGATGTCGTCCACGTCGATGCCTCGCTCCTCGGCGAGGGCTTCCAGCAGGGCGCGCTGGTGGGCGTTCTCCCGCTCCAGCCGCTCGACGCGCTCGCTGGTCGAATCCAGTTTCTCGCGCATCTCGGCGACCTGCTCGCGGAGTTCGTTGAGTTTGCTGTACAGCTTCTCGGCGGTGTCGGCGAGCTTCTGGACCTTCTTGGCCGTGCTTCCGAATCCCATGCCGTACAGTCGTATCGCCTGATACGTGACTTTTCCGACTCGACCGCTGGCCTTTTGCTCCCGCCACGAAAAGCGTCGGGCATGTCGCAGGAACGGTTGCCCGAGACGCCAGCGCCGACCGTCGGCGTCGTCGCCGCGCTCGCGGTTCTTGCCGCCGTCGTCGCACCGTACTTCCTCATCGACGCCACCGCGGCCGGGGTCTACTACAGCCAACCGACGTTCGTGCCGGTCCACCTCGTCGTCGGCCTGTTCGCCACCGTCTCCATCGTCGTCTTCGCGGCGGGACGCAACGGCCGGACCGACCCGCCGACCGCGGCGGGCGCGGCGGTCGTCCTCGGCGGATTCATGGCCCTCCTCGTCCTCTGGTGGGCTATCGCGGTCGGCGGTCTCGTCGGCAGTCTCACGACGAACGCGACGTTCGACTACCACCGCTGGCTCCTGTTCGCCGCGACGCTCGCGGTCGCGGCCAGCGCCGGATGGTTCGCCCGCGAAGTGCTGTAGCGAGCGGAACCATCCCGATAGGTCGCTTTTCGGCAGTAGCGACCGGTTACTCCGCCACAGGCCGACTGTGAATAGTTGTCAGCCGACGCATAACAAAGCCCCGAGAGACGGTATCCTGCCGCGTGTCCGAGAACGACGCCGGTATCGACGCGTCTCCCGACGGCGGACGAATCGACGCGGCCGGGGGCGGGAGACTTCCCGACGCCCCGACCGAGGAGACCGACGGTCTCGGGGACCTCGCCGACGACCCGGAGGCCCGCGAGAAGTGGATGCTCCGGGACGACGAGTTTCTCCTCGACGAGGACCGCGAGTACGTCCTCCGCGACGAGGGCCGGTCGTGGTGGGGCTACGTCTCGCCGCTCCTGTTCGGCGCGGTCCTCGCCGTGATGGTCGGCGACGTGATCACGACCGGCGTCGGACTGGCGATGGGACTGGACGAGGCCAACCCGGTCGCCGCCGCGGTCATCGCCGAGGCGGGGCTGGGTGGGTTGGTCCTACTGAAGACTGCGGCCGCGATGGTCCTCCTGTTGCTGCCCGGCATCACCAGCGACGCCCGCCAGACGTTCCGGGCCGGGAGCGCGGTCTACCTCCTCGTGGGGCTGGCGGTCGTCGCGGGGAACGCGTGGGCGCTCCTCGCCGCTACGTGATTCGGTCGGGTTCTCGGCCAGAAATAGTCGGCTCCTCGGCCAGAGGTAATCAGTTTCTCGGTCAGGAGTAGTCACCCGTCGTCGTGGAGCGATACCCCGCAGTCGAGCGATTAGCGAAAGGCCCTTAAGTCCGTACCTGCTTACTTCGAGATGGACTAGGTCGGGCAGTTAGGCCCTGCTCGTCACCCGCACTATGGCCTTTAGCGGGGACCGAACCCCGGAGGCGTCCGGTCAGACCG is a genomic window of Halorussus salinus containing:
- a CDS encoding PLP-dependent cysteine synthase family protein translates to MTTYETPLDSVLETVGETPLVRVQASPEEVPVYAKVESFNPGASIKDRIGKYMVEQMLDRGELEPGGTVIEPTAGNTGIGFAIAAGQLDVNAVFVVPERFSVEKQQLMDALGAEVINTPTEEGMGGAIDRAHQLADEMENAVVPQQFSNPLNVEAHYETTGPEIFEALDGEVGAVVAGCGTAGTLMGIAEYALERDPDTHVTAVEPEGSLYSETKGEEVEEAEYKIEGIGTHDPATNELFDPDLVDEVLQVPDRRAHEELKRLAEEEGHLVASSAGAASAAARHVAERIRDGELDAPHDSVVTVFPDSSERYLSKGIYRSFEEWEG
- a CDS encoding DUF5798 family protein, producing MGFGSTAKKVQKLADTAEKLYSKLNELREQVAEMREKLDSTSERVERLERENAHQRALLEALAEERGIDVDDIESEPVASDDEQAAEA
- a CDS encoding DUF7548 family protein, which codes for MSQERLPETPAPTVGVVAALAVLAAVVAPYFLIDATAAGVYYSQPTFVPVHLVVGLFATVSIVVFAAGRNGRTDPPTAAGAAVVLGGFMALLVLWWAIAVGGLVGSLTTNATFDYHRWLLFAATLAVAASAGWFAREVL
- a CDS encoding DUF5658 family protein; this encodes MSENDAGIDASPDGGRIDAAGGGRLPDAPTEETDGLGDLADDPEAREKWMLRDDEFLLDEDREYVLRDEGRSWWGYVSPLLFGAVLAVMVGDVITTGVGLAMGLDEANPVAAAVIAEAGLGGLVLLKTAAAMVLLLLPGITSDARQTFRAGSAVYLLVGLAVVAGNAWALLAAT